Genomic DNA from Acidimicrobiales bacterium:
GCAAGCTCGACCCCCTTCTGCGTGAGCTCGGTCAGACCCGCGTGGGCTGGGCGGCTCAGAGCCAGTTCGTATTCTCCCAGCACTGCAAATCGCTGCGCGCTCTCGGAGTATCCGAGGAGAGAATCGCCGCCATCGCTCACTGGCAGGCCGCCGACTGCTTCACCGAGGTCGAACGGCTCGTCCTCGCCTACACCGACTGTCTCGCTTTCGACCACGGCCGGGTGCCCGACGGCCTGTTCGACAAGCTGCACGAGCACTTGTCCGACGAGGAAATTCTCGAGCTGACGTACATAACGTCTCTTTACTTCCAGCATGCGGTGATGTCACGGGCGCTGCGCACCGAGTTCGACGATGTACCCGAGGCGATAGTCGAGGTGCCCGCGCCGGAGGGAACCGATCCCATAGACGTCGGGCGCTATCTCAGCCGCAACCGCGGTTCCTGATCAGGGAACCGCTACCGATCCCTCGGTCCTGAAGCGAACCCCGCCGATTTCGGCGTCGATCGCGTCATCGCCTTCGAGGACTACTTCGGTGATGCCTTCCTCGCGGTCGGAAGCAAGTCTCTCGAACCGCAGCGTTTGCCCCGCGGTGTCAAGCTGAATGGACACTGCATCGCCTCTGATGGTCGGGGCGACCCCGAGAGCGGCCGCCCAGCGCTCGGCTCCTGCCGCCGGTTCGTTCAGCTCGACGGTGATCCTCTTGATAGATCCTCGCTCGTTCGGTGCGCCTTTTTCCTTCCAGTCCGGCCCGCCCCACCGCCACGACTCCGGCGGGTCGGCCCAGTCGATCGACACGATGGCTCCGGGCACGTCCTTCGGGTGGAGATGGGTTCCAGCGATGTCGTCGAGGTTCACCTGCCAAACGACGCGGATTCCGGAGCCGGCGATCCTCTTGCGTGCGGCCTTTATGTCAGGCACCTGGAAAATGGCCATGTAGCCGGAGTCTCCTCCGCGCCTCTCCATGTACCGGCCCGCGGCTGTTCCGTCACGGACGGGCGACACGACCTCGATGAAGGTGTCTCCGGCGGCGAATACCGAGTTCTCCAATCCGAATTCGCCGACGCCTGGATCGTTGAAGGGGTTACCCCACCCGAAGGTTTTCTGCAGTTCGCCGGAGACGGCGCCGAGGTCGTGAGCGGCGAGGGCAACCTGCCGAAGCCTTGGAAGGTTGGACATGGCAACAGCTTCGCGCCTACGTCGGGGTGAACTTGTAGCGAACCCGGGTCGCTTGGGGGTAGAACGGCAATCGACCGACGTCCACACACGGGAGAGAGCCGATGCCCGAACCGGTGACCGAAAAGCAGTCCCGCGAGCTGGCAGAGCAGTCACGCCAGACAGAGTGGGAGAAGCCGAGCTTCGGCAAGGAGCTGTTCCTCGGGCGGTTCAGACTCGACCTGATCCATCCCCACCCCGTCCCGAGCGAGCGCGACCGCTTGCACGGGGAAGAGTTCCTCTCGAAGTTGCGCGCGTTTCTCGAGGAAGGGGTCGATCCGTACGAGATCGAACGGGACGCCAAGATCCCCGACAGCGTGGTGAAGGGCATCAAGGAACTCGGCGCCCTCGGAATGAACATCGACGCCGAGTACGGCGGCCTCGGACTCAGCCATCTCTACTACGGGAAGGCGCTGGCGCTCGCGTCGACATGGCATCCCGCCATCCCGACGCTTCTCTCGGCCCACCAGTCGATCGGAGTCCCCGAGCCGTTGAAGATCTTCGGGTCGGAAGAGCAGAAACGCAAGTACCTCCCGCAGGTCGCATCCGACAAGATCAGCGCCTTCCTGCTGACCGAACCGGACGTTGGCAGCGACCCTGCGCGAATGAGCATGACCGCGACGCCGGCAGAGGACGGATCTGTATATGTCCTCAACGGAGTCAAGCTCTGGACGACCAACGGCGTCATCGCCGACCTCCTCGTCGTAATGGCGATGGTTCCAAGGTCGGATGGTCACAGAGGCGGGATCAGTGCGTTTGTCGTGGACGCTCATGCTGCCGGAGTCGAAGTGCTGCACCGCAATTCGTTCATGGGCTTGCGGGGAATCGAGAACGGGGTAACCCGCTTCACCAACGTTCGCGTTCCCCGGGAGGACCTGATCGGAGAAGAAGGCAGGGGGCTCCGGATCGCGCTTCAGACCCTCAACACCGGCCGCCTCTCTCTGCCCGCGACGTGCGTGGGCGGGGTCAAGTGGTGCTTGAAGGTGGCGCGCGAATGGTCCGCCGAACGGGTGCAGTGGGGGATGCCAGTGGGGAAACACGAGGCGGTCGCCAAGAAGCTGGCCTTCATGGCTGGCAGCGCGTTCGCGGTCGAGGCGGTGTCCGATCTGTCCTCGCTGATGGCCGACGAGGAACGCAACGACATCCGGATCGAGGCCGCGCTCGCCAAGCTGTTCTGCTCCGAGATGGCGTGGAAGGTCGCGGACGAGCTGGTTCAGATCCGTGGCGGGCGCGGGTACGAGACTGCGGCGTCGCTTCGGGCGAGAGGGGAGCGCGGGATCGCCGCCGAGCAGGCGCTTCGCGACCTGCGCATCAACCGGATATTCGAGGGATCCTCAGAGATCATGAAGCTGCTGATCGCGCGCGAAGCGGTCGATCAGCACTTGAGCGTGGCCGGAGGTTTGATCGACCCGGAGGCGGGCCTGCAAGCGAAGGCAAAGGCGGCTGCATCGGCGAGCCGGTTCTATGCCGGCTGGCTACCGCAACTGGCCGTCGGCGAGGGGACCAATCCGCAGTCGTTCGACGAGTTCGGACGGCTCGGCACACATTTGCGTTTCGTGGAGCGTTCCGCCCGCAAGATGGCCCGTAACACGTTCTACGGCATGGCCCGCTGGCAGGGTGGAATGGAGCGCAAGCAGGCGTTCCTCGGGCGGGTGGTCGACATCGGCGCCGACCTTTGGGCGATGAGCGCGGTCGTGGTTCGGGCGAAGATGCTCGCCGGTGGATCCGCTCCTGACGGCGCCCCCGAGGACCTCGCCGACCTCTTCTGCCGGCAGGCGCGCAGAAGGGTCGACCAAGCCTTTCACGACCTATGGCACAACGATGACGACACCGAATACGAGGCGGCGATGCACGTGCTCGACGGCCGTTACGCCTTCTTCGAGGAGGGCATCCTCGACCCCTCGGGCAACGGCCCCATGATCGACGCCACCGGCAACCCACCTGCAAGTCAGTAACGCCGGAGGTCAGGAGTCTCAGCTACCCCAGCGGATCGTTTCGACAGAGGTGGTCACCGAGTCGAGCACTTCAGGGTCCGGCCGGACCCCGAGCCCGGGGCCGGAAGGCACGTGCAGCCGTCCTTGGTCCAGGACGAAAGGTGGCGTCAGGTCGGTCCGCCAGTAGCGGTCCGACGCGGACGTGTCCCCCGGCAGTGTGAACCCCGGGAGGGCTGCGAGCGCGACGTTGGCGGCGCGGCCCAGCCCGGTCTCGAGCATCCCACCGCACCAGACCGGCACTCCGCTCGCCGCGCAAACATCATGAACGCGCCTTGCCTCCAGGTACCCACCCACCCGTCCCGCCTTGATGTTGACGACCGAGCACGCCCCACGCGAGATGGCGTCGGCCGCGGCTCGAGCGGACGTGATCGACTCGTCCAAACAGATCGGCGTTCGCAACAATCCTGCGAGCGCCGCATGGCCGGCGATGTCGTCTTCCGGCAACGGCTGCTCGATGAGTAGGAGATCGAAGGGGTCGAGGTTCGACAGATGCCTGGCGTCGGCCAGCGTGTAGGCAGTGTTCGCATCGACCTGTAGCAGCAGGTCGTCCCCGAAGCGCTCTCTCACCGCGCGGACCGGCTCTATGTCCCAACCCGGCTCGATCTTCAGCTTGACCCGAAGGTATCCATCGGCCAAGTAGCCGGCGACTACGTCCAGCAGCTCGGACACGCTCCCCGTGATCCCGACCGACACGCCGCACGGAACCGATTCGGCCACCGCGCCGAGATGGGCCGCGAACGACTCGCCTCGTGCGGACAGCTCGGCGTCGAGGATCGCCATTTCAACCGCCGCCTTGGCCATCGGATGCCCCTTCACTCCGGCGAGAACGATCTGGAGTTGCTCAGCCGTGAGGTCCGCCCGGCCCCAGAGTCGCGGCAAAAGGAACTGGCTGATCACCTGCTGTGCCCCCTCGACGTACTCCGATGAGTAGGCGGGCTCGTTCATAGCGACGCACTCCCCCCAGCCCTCGCTGTCCGGACCGGTCACGTGCACCAAGAGGATGTCGCGGGAGGCCTGCGTTCCGAACGACGTTCGAAAAGGCGAGACCAGAGGCATCTCGATCCGGATCAGATCAACTGCGTCAAACTTCACCGGGAACCTCTCTTCGGTAGGTCCAAGACACCCTGGCGAGTCACGTCAGGCGGCGAATCAGTTCCGCCAGCAGGGCGGCCCGTTCGGCCATCGACGGAATGTGCACCCACTCGCCTTCGGCGTGGGCCTTCCCACCGACCGCTCCGAGCCCGTCGAGAGTCGGGACGCCCAACCCGGCGGTGAAGTTGCCGTCCGAGCCTCCTCCGACGGCCTCGCCGCGCAAAGGCTCCAGGCCGAGCGTCGCAGCCGCTTCCTGGGCTTCATCGAACAACGATGCCGATGCGTCCTTCGAGAACGGAGGCCGGTTTGGCCCCCCGGATACGATCAGCCTTGTTCCGTCGACGTGTGGCCGCAACGACCGAATCTCCTTGTCGACCCTGTCCTGTTCGTCCTGGGTCTCGGCGCGAACGTCCACGTGTACCACCGCGTTCGCAGGCACCGTGTTGGTCGTCGTTCCTCCAGACGCGACCGTCGGGGTGACGGTGGTCCCGATATCGGGCCGTGCCACCTGGGTGACCGCCAGTATCTGATGGGCGAGCTCGACGGTCGCGTTCGCGCCGTTCTCGGGCTCGAGCCCAGCATGGGCGGCGCGCCCTTCGACCGCGATCTCGTACATCGAGGTCCCCTTGCGTGCCACCTTCAGCGCGCCGTCCGCACTCGGTTCTAGCACCAGGGTCGCGGTCGCCCCCTCTGCGATCTGCTCTATCAGCAGCCTCGACGTCTGAGATCCGAGCTCCTCGTCCGAGGTGAGCACGTAGGCGACGTTCTCCGGCGATCCCGTGTGCGCGAGGGCGTGGAACATCTGGACGATTCCAGCTTTCATGTCGAACGCGCCAGGGCCGGTCGCTCGCTCGTCGTCGAAGGCGAACGGCCATCGGGCGACGGTTCCGTGTGGCCAGACCGTATCGAAGTGCCCGAGAAGGAGGACCGCCGGCGGCCGGTCGTCCGGACCCGGCCGCCACACAAGATGGATGCGGCCGGCTGTGTCGACTCTCTCCGGAGCTCTTCCGGTCAGGTCAGCGCTGAGGTCTCGGATGATGTCGGCGCAAGCGCCGATCCCGTCGAGATCCGTCGACCCGGATTCGGCGTTCACCAACAAAGACAGCTGCTCGAGCATGGCCGGCGTCTTTTTCCGGAACACCTCTACCGCTGACGTTTCGGCGGTTGCCATAGTGCAGACCCTAGTGACCCTCTGCCGGCCTTACGAAGAAGATCCACTCTTGACGAGGCTCAGGATCCGCTCCATCTCCTCGTCCTGTGCGGCTAGATGCTTCTGGATCTCCATCGCTTCGTGGAGAATGGCGCCGGCGTCCTTGTAGGTGTCCTCCGCTCGCTTGTCGGACGCCTTGGCCTGAATGTTCTGCCCGACGATGATGATCGGCAAGAGAATCAACTGGAGGAAGTTCGACGATATCCAGGCGATGATGATCGTCAGGTTCCCCGATTTGAAGGCCGACGGCGCGCTCAACAAGGCGATGACGGTAAAGAGGTAGGCGCACCACATAGTGCCCACGACAACAGTGATGCCAAGACCCAGGCGCGCGTTGAACCGGACTATCGGGTTCGGATGATTGATCCGTCGTTGGTCGATGGTTCGCGCAGGACCCTGCAATTTGTGGACGGCGATGTGTGGATGCGGCACGTACTCATATTTCGGGGGCATGCCCGAATTCTCGCAGCCTGCAACTCGCGTTTCAGCGATGCCTCGTGGCCCGGCGACGTTCCTCGCACACCTGCGCGTAGACGGCGACGTGCTCGGCGACCATCCTCTCCGCAGAAAAGCGATCTTCCGCAGCCTTACGGCACGCGAACCGGTCGAGTTCGGCGACTCTTTGCAGCGCTTCGACCAGGTCGCTTTGATCGTGGGCAAGTATTCCGGTGACCCCATCGTCGACTATTTCAGGTGCCGAACCAACGTGCGCGGCGATCACAGGGGTGCCCGTGGCGAGCGCTTCGATCATCACCACTCCGAACGGTTCGGGCCAGTCGATCGGGTTGAGGAGGCACGTTGCCTCGCCGAGGAGCTGAAGTTTTTCGGTTCTATTCACTTCACCGATGTACTCGATGTCGCCGCCGAGCAACGGTTTGACACTGTCGTTGAAGTAGGCCATTTCGGCCGGCTCGGACATCTTGGCGGCGATCTTCAAGGGCATGCCCGCGGACCTTG
This window encodes:
- a CDS encoding acyl-CoA dehydrogenase family protein, with the protein product MPEPVTEKQSRELAEQSRQTEWEKPSFGKELFLGRFRLDLIHPHPVPSERDRLHGEEFLSKLRAFLEEGVDPYEIERDAKIPDSVVKGIKELGALGMNIDAEYGGLGLSHLYYGKALALASTWHPAIPTLLSAHQSIGVPEPLKIFGSEEQKRKYLPQVASDKISAFLLTEPDVGSDPARMSMTATPAEDGSVYVLNGVKLWTTNGVIADLLVVMAMVPRSDGHRGGISAFVVDAHAAGVEVLHRNSFMGLRGIENGVTRFTNVRVPREDLIGEEGRGLRIALQTLNTGRLSLPATCVGGVKWCLKVAREWSAERVQWGMPVGKHEAVAKKLAFMAGSAFAVEAVSDLSSLMADEERNDIRIEAALAKLFCSEMAWKVADELVQIRGGRGYETAASLRARGERGIAAEQALRDLRINRIFEGSSEIMKLLIAREAVDQHLSVAGGLIDPEAGLQAKAKAAASASRFYAGWLPQLAVGEGTNPQSFDEFGRLGTHLRFVERSARKMARNTFYGMARWQGGMERKQAFLGRVVDIGADLWAMSAVVVRAKMLAGGSAPDGAPEDLADLFCRQARRRVDQAFHDLWHNDDDTEYEAAMHVLDGRYAFFEEGILDPSGNGPMIDATGNPPASQ
- a CDS encoding carboxymuconolactone decarboxylase family protein gives rise to the protein MPRLHQVPRAEAAAPIVTAMYDYVFGERDPVAEPGTESGSPGDWWTVFANVPDILEHAVQGFGIYRSPNRKLDPLLRELGQTRVGWAAQSQFVFSQHCKSLRALGVSEERIAAIAHWQAADCFTEVERLVLAYTDCLAFDHGRVPDGLFDKLHEHLSDEEILELTYITSLYFQHAVMSRALRTEFDDVPEAIVEVPAPEGTDPIDVGRYLSRNRGS
- the menC gene encoding o-succinylbenzoate synthase — its product is MKFDAVDLIRIEMPLVSPFRTSFGTQASRDILLVHVTGPDSEGWGECVAMNEPAYSSEYVEGAQQVISQFLLPRLWGRADLTAEQLQIVLAGVKGHPMAKAAVEMAILDAELSARGESFAAHLGAVAESVPCGVSVGITGSVSELLDVVAGYLADGYLRVKLKIEPGWDIEPVRAVRERFGDDLLLQVDANTAYTLADARHLSNLDPFDLLLIEQPLPEDDIAGHAALAGLLRTPICLDESITSARAAADAISRGACSVVNIKAGRVGGYLEARRVHDVCAASGVPVWCGGMLETGLGRAANVALAALPGFTLPGDTSASDRYWRTDLTPPFVLDQGRLHVPSGPGLGVRPDPEVLDSVTTSVETIRWGS
- a CDS encoding M20 family metallopeptidase, which encodes MATAETSAVEVFRKKTPAMLEQLSLLVNAESGSTDLDGIGACADIIRDLSADLTGRAPERVDTAGRIHLVWRPGPDDRPPAVLLLGHFDTVWPHGTVARWPFAFDDERATGPGAFDMKAGIVQMFHALAHTGSPENVAYVLTSDEELGSQTSRLLIEQIAEGATATLVLEPSADGALKVARKGTSMYEIAVEGRAAHAGLEPENGANATVELAHQILAVTQVARPDIGTTVTPTVASGGTTTNTVPANAVVHVDVRAETQDEQDRVDKEIRSLRPHVDGTRLIVSGGPNRPPFSKDASASLFDEAQEAAATLGLEPLRGEAVGGGSDGNFTAGLGVPTLDGLGAVGGKAHAEGEWVHIPSMAERAALLAELIRRLT